One Triticum dicoccoides isolate Atlit2015 ecotype Zavitan chromosome 4B, WEW_v2.0, whole genome shotgun sequence genomic window carries:
- the LOC119294210 gene encoding probable RNA-binding protein EIF1AD produces MKGGRKNLRRACEEGTAVTLAEGESIMQVVTLRVSNLIEVTDGEGVKSLALFPAKFQTSFWIKNGNFVVVDASGRDEALESGSRNLLDGTRVVTDSLDLCYASPAIFKSTPNGWATGQEGTTSQAEEEHNSKEEDDDDDMPPLEANTNRNRPFAVHSDTESDSDS; encoded by the exons ATGAAAGGCGGTAGGAAGAACCTGCGGCGCGCGTGCGAGGAGGGCACCGCGGTGACGCTGGCGGAGGGCGAGAGCATCATGCAGGTCGTCACGCTGCGCGTCTCCAACCTCATCGAG GTGACGGACGGCGAGGGCGTCAAGTCTCTGGCCCTCTTCCCCGCCAAGTTCCAGACGAGCTTCTGGATCAAGAACG GGAATTTCGTGGTTGTGGATGCtagtgggagggacgaggctctcgAATCTGGAAGTAGGAA TTTACTTGATGGAACCAGGGTTGTTACTGATTCACTCGATCTTTGTTATGCCAGTCCGGCTATCTTCAAGTCGACTCCCAATGGGTGGGCGACAGGGCAAGAGGGAACGACATCGCAGGCTGAGGAAGAGCACAACTCCAaagaagaagacgacgatgatgatatgCCACCACTCGAGGCGAACACAAACAGGAATAGACCGTTTGCCGTGCATTCCGACACAGAGAGTGACTCTGATTCTTAA